The proteins below come from a single Serpentinimonas raichei genomic window:
- a CDS encoding NAD(P)/FAD-dependent oxidoreductase, giving the protein MIPPRLLEPSPSPGPQPEAGVLIVGAGQAGVQTAEALRSGGYSGPITLLGEEPHAPYHRPPLSKAWLCGELQAAQLLMRAPEALARKGIELRLGVRVQAIDRAQRRLHLADGSALPYAALVLATGASPRTLALPGAQAAGVLTLRGLDDASALAAHLADCQRRQQPLLVIGGGFIGLEVAASARKLGLEVTVLEAAPRLLGRVLAPALSDWFSDLHRRHGVQVRLGAQLAALETGPDGQVCGARLADGSFCPGAAVLVGIGVQAKDALAQAAGLACERGIVVDACGRSSDAQIYAAGDCTARRLPDGTLLRLESVHNATEQAKSVAAAILGQERPFTATPWFWSEQYDKKLQMAGLSAGADQWALRGTLDAAAFSLYHFQGARLLAVDSVNATREHLQARKLLDAGVSPTPEQAADPGFDLGSLLPAG; this is encoded by the coding sequence ATGATCCCACCCCGCCTGCTCGAACCCAGCCCCAGCCCAGGCCCGCAACCCGAGGCCGGCGTTTTGATCGTCGGTGCCGGGCAGGCCGGCGTGCAGACCGCCGAGGCGCTGCGCAGCGGCGGCTACAGCGGCCCCATCACCCTGTTGGGCGAAGAGCCGCACGCGCCCTACCACCGCCCGCCCCTGTCCAAAGCCTGGCTGTGTGGCGAGCTGCAAGCAGCCCAGTTGCTGATGCGCGCCCCCGAAGCGCTGGCGCGCAAGGGCATCGAGCTGCGCCTGGGCGTGCGCGTGCAAGCCATCGACCGGGCGCAGCGCCGCCTGCACTTGGCCGACGGCAGCGCCCTGCCCTACGCCGCGCTGGTGCTGGCCACCGGGGCCAGCCCGCGCACGCTGGCGCTGCCAGGCGCCCAAGCCGCCGGCGTGCTCACCCTGCGCGGGCTTGACGACGCCAGCGCCTTGGCGGCCCACTTGGCCGACTGCCAGCGTCGCCAGCAGCCCCTGCTGGTGATCGGCGGCGGCTTCATCGGGCTCGAAGTGGCGGCCAGCGCACGCAAGCTCGGGCTCGAAGTCACCGTGCTCGAAGCCGCGCCGCGGCTGCTGGGCCGCGTGCTGGCCCCGGCCTTGTCGGACTGGTTTTCCGATCTGCACCGCCGCCATGGGGTGCAAGTGCGGCTAGGCGCGCAACTGGCTGCGCTCGAAACCGGCCCCGACGGGCAGGTGTGCGGTGCCCGCTTGGCCGACGGCAGCTTTTGCCCCGGCGCTGCGGTGCTGGTCGGCATTGGGGTGCAAGCCAAGGACGCGCTGGCCCAAGCCGCCGGGCTGGCGTGCGAGCGCGGCATCGTGGTCGATGCCTGCGGGCGCAGCAGCGACGCACAGATCTACGCCGCCGGCGACTGCACCGCCCGGCGCCTGCCCGACGGCACCCTGTTGCGGCTGGAATCGGTGCACAACGCCACCGAACAGGCCAAGAGCGTGGCCGCCGCCATCCTCGGGCAAGAGCGCCCCTTCACCGCCACGCCCTGGTTCTGGAGCGAGCAGTACGACAAAAAACTGCAAATGGCGGGCCTGAGCGCCGGCGCCGACCAGTGGGCGCTGCGCGGCACCCTAGATGCCGCCGCCTTCAGCCTGTACCACTTCCAAGGCGCACGCTTGCTGGCAGTGGACAGCGTCAACGCCACCCGCGAGCACCTGCAGGCGCGCAAGCTGCTCGACGCCGGCGTTTCACCCACCCCGGAACAAGCCGCCGACCCCGGCTTCGACCTAGGTAGCCTGCTGCCTGCGGGCTGA
- a CDS encoding YqaE/Pmp3 family membrane protein, whose amino-acid sequence MRLLLAIFLPWLQFFTIGRPFAGLFCLFLQITIIGWIPAAIWSVYALSQYKTDQKIRRALGTQRND is encoded by the coding sequence ATGCGTCTTTTGCTGGCAATATTTTTGCCTTGGTTGCAGTTTTTCACCATCGGACGGCCGTTTGCCGGTTTGTTTTGCCTGTTTTTGCAAATCACCATCATCGGCTGGATTCCGGCGGCGATCTGGTCGGTGTACGCGCTGAGCCAGTACAAGACCGACCAGAAAATCAGGCGCGCCTTGGGAACGCAGCGCAACGACTGA
- a CDS encoding cation:proton antiporter, translating to MLEALTWLLLALAALFFSAGTLGLLRLPDTLSRIHALSKADNLGLGLAALALLLHAESWAAAAQIGLIWLLALAASATSGYLIARRYLLESHGAPGNVHDGLQGHPSGHQARGGPP from the coding sequence GTGCTTGAGGCCCTGACCTGGCTGCTGCTGGCGCTGGCGGCGCTGTTTTTTAGCGCCGGCACGCTGGGCCTGCTGCGCCTGCCCGATACCTTGAGCCGCATCCACGCCCTGAGCAAGGCCGACAACCTCGGGCTTGGGCTGGCCGCACTGGCGCTGCTGCTGCATGCCGAGTCGTGGGCGGCGGCGGCCCAGATCGGGCTGATTTGGCTGCTGGCACTGGCCGCCAGCGCCACCTCGGGCTACCTGATTGCGCGCCGCTACCTGCTGGAGTCGCACGGCGCGCCGGGCAACGTCCACGACGGCCTGCAAGGACACCCATCTGGGCATCAAGCTCGCGGAGGCCCGCCTTGA
- the metE gene encoding 5-methyltetrahydropteroyltriglutamate--homocysteine S-methyltransferase → MVTTHNLGFPRMGLRRELKFALEAYWRAESDSATLLDCARTLRQRHWTLQNGLDWVPVGDFSLYDHMLDMSFTLGHLPERAQGFEGDELERYFRLARGQGRSACCGSAIAAAEMTKWFDTNYHYLVPEFDAQTRFELDDRRLRQQWGEALAQGVRAKPVLIGPVTYLWLGKMRGGGDRLHLLPALLEVYAELLKRLHAWGATWVQIDEPILVQDLDPDWQHAFNLAYHQLKNTSVQILLTSYFGGLGENRYLAANLPVAGLHLDAVRGHEDVAALLNILPSTKVLSLGVIDGRNIWKTDLEATLNWLEPIAQRLQERLWIAPSCSLLHVPLDLATEPALDPSLRSWLSFARQKLHELELLARALRLGRQSVASELLAHQQGLNQRAQSPLVHRPEVQAALRASGALPIERRSPYTERERKQQAALQLPLWPTTTIGSFPQTGPIRQARQRFKSGLIDAATYEQAMRDEIALCVREQETLGLDVLVHGEAERNDMVEYFGEQLEGFAFTANGWVQSYGSRCVKPPILYGDVQRRQPMTVHWSRYAQSLTRKPMKGMLTGPVTVLNWSFVRDDQPRQTSCRQIALALRAEVLDLEQAGIAVIQIDEPALREGLPLKRAEQAAYLDWAVACFGLTANGVRDETQIHTHMCYAEFNDIIEHIARLDADVITIETARSALDLLEAFERYAYPNAIGPGVYDIHSPNQPEVGRMVALLSSAAQRLPLERLWVNPDCGLKTRQWSEVKPALQRMVQAAQQLRQTHRPSRLQTAN, encoded by the coding sequence ATGGTTACCACCCACAACTTGGGATTTCCGCGCATGGGTTTGCGCCGGGAACTGAAATTCGCCCTTGAGGCCTACTGGCGTGCCGAATCCGACTCGGCCACGCTGCTCGATTGCGCCCGCACCCTGCGCCAGCGCCACTGGACCTTGCAAAACGGGCTCGATTGGGTTCCAGTGGGCGACTTTTCGCTCTACGACCACATGCTGGACATGAGTTTTACCCTGGGGCACCTGCCCGAGCGGGCGCAGGGTTTTGAGGGCGACGAACTGGAGCGCTACTTCCGGCTGGCGCGCGGCCAAGGCCGCTCGGCTTGCTGCGGCAGCGCCATTGCAGCCGCCGAAATGACCAAGTGGTTCGACACCAACTACCACTACCTGGTGCCCGAGTTCGACGCCCAGACCCGCTTCGAGCTCGACGACCGCCGCCTGCGCCAGCAATGGGGCGAAGCCTTGGCCCAAGGGGTGCGCGCCAAGCCGGTGCTGATCGGCCCGGTCACTTATCTGTGGCTGGGCAAGATGCGCGGCGGGGGTGACCGCCTGCACCTGTTGCCGGCCTTGCTTGAGGTGTACGCCGAGTTGCTCAAGCGCCTGCATGCGTGGGGAGCCACTTGGGTGCAAATCGACGAACCGATTTTGGTGCAAGACCTCGACCCGGATTGGCAACACGCCTTCAACCTGGCCTACCACCAGCTCAAAAACACCTCTGTGCAAATCCTGCTGACCAGCTACTTTGGGGGTTTGGGCGAGAACCGCTACCTGGCGGCGAATTTGCCGGTGGCGGGCCTGCACCTGGACGCCGTGCGCGGTCACGAGGACGTGGCGGCGCTGCTCAACATCCTGCCCTCGACCAAGGTGCTGTCCTTGGGCGTGATCGACGGCCGCAACATCTGGAAAACCGACCTCGAGGCCACGCTCAATTGGCTCGAACCCATTGCCCAGCGGCTGCAAGAGCGGCTTTGGATCGCGCCCTCGTGCTCGCTGCTGCACGTGCCGCTGGACTTGGCGACCGAGCCCGCGCTCGATCCATCCTTGCGCTCTTGGCTGTCTTTTGCGCGCCAAAAGCTGCACGAGCTGGAGCTGTTGGCGCGCGCCCTCAGACTCGGGCGCCAGAGCGTGGCGTCCGAACTGCTGGCGCACCAGCAAGGGCTGAACCAGCGCGCCCAATCCCCTTTGGTGCACCGCCCCGAGGTGCAAGCCGCCCTGCGCGCCAGCGGCGCCTTGCCCATTGAGCGCCGCAGCCCCTACACCGAGCGCGAACGCAAGCAGCAAGCCGCGCTGCAACTGCCTCTGTGGCCCACCACCACCATCGGCTCTTTTCCACAAACCGGGCCGATCCGTCAGGCCAGACAGCGCTTCAAAAGCGGCCTGATCGATGCCGCCACTTATGAGCAGGCGATGCGCGACGAGATTGCCTTGTGCGTGCGCGAGCAAGAAACCCTAGGGCTCGATGTGCTGGTGCACGGCGAAGCCGAGCGCAATGACATGGTGGAGTACTTTGGTGAGCAGCTTGAAGGTTTTGCCTTCACCGCCAACGGATGGGTGCAATCGTATGGCTCGCGCTGCGTCAAGCCGCCCATTTTGTATGGCGACGTGCAGCGCCGCCAGCCCATGACGGTGCACTGGAGCCGCTACGCCCAGTCGCTTACACGCAAGCCCATGAAAGGCATGCTCACCGGGCCGGTGACGGTGCTCAACTGGTCCTTTGTGCGCGACGACCAGCCGCGTCAGACGAGCTGCCGCCAGATCGCTCTGGCGCTGCGCGCCGAAGTGCTCGACCTAGAGCAGGCCGGCATCGCAGTGATCCAGATCGACGAACCTGCGCTGCGCGAAGGCTTGCCCCTCAAACGGGCCGAGCAGGCGGCCTACCTCGATTGGGCGGTGGCCTGTTTTGGCTTGACCGCCAACGGGGTGCGCGACGAGACGCAGATCCACACCCACATGTGCTACGCCGAGTTCAACGACATCATCGAACACATTGCGCGCCTCGATGCCGACGTCATCACCATCGAGACGGCCCGTTCGGCGCTGGATTTGCTCGAAGCCTTCGAGCGCTACGCCTACCCCAACGCAATTGGCCCCGGGGTTTACGACATCCACTCGCCCAACCAGCCCGAAGTTGGGCGCATGGTGGCGCTGTTGAGCAGTGCCGCCCAGCGCCTGCCGCTCGAACGGCTCTGGGTCAACCCCGATTGCGGTCTCAAAACGCGCCAGTGGTCAGAAGTGAAGCCGGCCCTGCAGCGCATGGTGCAGGCGGCACAGCAGTTGCGTCAAACGCACCGCCCGAGCCGGTTGCAGACTGCAAACTAA
- a CDS encoding NADH-quinone oxidoreductase subunit K: protein MSGFWGAGLSDWWGMVSGQLLSGLSIWLLAGSALVLMGLLGMLLPTSILRKLLAFNIMGSGIFLLLLALRPSGPDGVADPVAQALILTGIVIAIAATALGVRLARRYYQLSGQTELPEDRAAARDD from the coding sequence ATGAGCGGGTTTTGGGGCGCTGGTTTGAGCGACTGGTGGGGCATGGTGTCGGGCCAGCTTTTGAGTGGGCTGTCGATCTGGTTGCTGGCCGGCAGCGCGCTGGTCCTGATGGGCTTGCTCGGGATGCTGCTGCCGACCTCGATCCTGCGCAAACTGCTGGCCTTCAACATCATGGGCAGCGGCATCTTTCTACTGCTGCTGGCGCTGCGCCCGAGCGGCCCCGACGGCGTAGCCGACCCGGTGGCGCAGGCGCTGATCCTGACCGGGATCGTGATCGCCATTGCCGCCACGGCGCTGGGCGTGCGGCTGGCGCGGCGCTACTACCAGCTCAGCGGCCAGACCGAACTGCCCGAAGACCGGGCCGCTGCGCGCGATGACTGA
- a CDS encoding complex I subunit 5 family protein, which yields MTEALLLPLLVLWPLAVGLGVYALPERASAALQGLGTLVLAGLIAAVFAATLASPEPLRAALGGWAAPLGIELVADRLAQAMLLLTLLVYAAVLLYAQAYFAPGSETAQRFWPLAWMLWAGLNAGYLSADLFNLYVALELVGLAAVGLTALTGQSTALAAALRYLLAALLASNLFLLAVVLLYAATGSLALDSIGAHLAAVGTAPWYAKLALALALVALALKTALAPLHFWLPAAHGNAVTPVSALLSALVLKVSLLILLRLWLEFAPALDLAALGLLLALLGMLASIWGGVLALTQRKIKMLIAYSSVSQVGYLFLPFAWLLPGGLGAALALEATLLHLLAHALAKAALFLAAGVLVLSAGRDDLVSLRGAVAREPLAFAALTLAGVSLIGLPPSLGFAAKWQMMQAALLADQWPWLLWLLGGTLLTAAYVFRMLRLAFLPTSEAFEARAPLPRQLSLCALALALLAALGGFGAAALSDWLAAETLLWPGSGA from the coding sequence ATGACTGAGGCGCTGCTGCTGCCGCTGCTGGTGTTGTGGCCGCTGGCCGTGGGGCTGGGTGTGTATGCGCTGCCCGAGCGCGCCAGCGCGGCGCTGCAAGGGCTGGGCACCTTGGTGCTGGCGGGCCTGATCGCCGCCGTGTTCGCCGCCACGCTGGCCAGCCCGGAGCCGCTGCGCGCCGCGCTCGGCGGTTGGGCTGCGCCCTTGGGGATCGAGTTGGTGGCGGACCGGCTGGCCCAAGCCATGTTGCTGCTCACGCTGCTCGTCTATGCCGCGGTGCTGCTGTACGCGCAAGCCTATTTTGCACCCGGCTCCGAAACCGCGCAGCGCTTCTGGCCGCTGGCCTGGATGCTGTGGGCGGGCCTGAACGCCGGGTATCTGTCGGCCGATTTGTTCAACCTCTACGTGGCTCTTGAGCTGGTGGGGCTGGCCGCCGTGGGCCTGACCGCCCTCACCGGCCAGAGCACGGCGTTGGCGGCGGCGCTGCGCTACCTGCTGGCCGCCCTGCTGGCTTCCAACCTGTTTTTGCTCGCCGTGGTGCTGCTGTACGCGGCCACGGGCAGTCTGGCGCTGGATTCGATCGGGGCGCACCTGGCCGCTGTGGGCACCGCCCCGTGGTACGCCAAGCTGGCTTTGGCGCTGGCCTTGGTGGCGCTGGCGCTCAAAACCGCGCTGGCGCCGCTGCACTTTTGGCTGCCGGCGGCGCACGGCAACGCCGTCACGCCGGTGAGCGCGCTGCTGTCGGCGCTGGTGCTCAAGGTCTCGCTGCTGATTTTGCTGCGCCTGTGGCTGGAGTTTGCCCCGGCGCTGGACCTGGCCGCGCTCGGTCTGCTGCTGGCGCTGTTGGGCATGCTGGCCAGCATCTGGGGCGGGGTGCTGGCTTTGACGCAGCGCAAGATCAAGATGCTGATCGCCTACTCCAGCGTCTCCCAAGTGGGCTACCTGTTCCTGCCCTTTGCCTGGCTGCTGCCGGGCGGCTTGGGGGCAGCGCTGGCGCTGGAGGCCACGCTGTTGCACCTGCTGGCGCACGCGCTGGCCAAGGCCGCCCTGTTTTTGGCCGCCGGGGTGCTGGTGCTCTCGGCCGGGCGCGACGACCTGGTCAGCCTGCGCGGCGCCGTGGCGCGCGAGCCGCTGGCCTTTGCCGCGCTCACGCTGGCCGGCGTGAGCCTGATCGGGCTGCCACCCAGCCTAGGCTTTGCCGCCAAGTGGCAGATGATGCAAGCCGCCCTGCTGGCCGACCAATGGCCCTGGCTGCTGTGGCTGCTGGGCGGCACCCTGCTCACCGCGGCCTACGTGTTTAGGATGTTGCGGCTGGCCTTTTTGCCCACTTCCGAGGCCTTCGAGGCGCGCGCGCCGCTGCCGCGGCAGCTCTCGCTGTGCGCACTGGCGCTGGCGCTGCTGGCGGCCTTGGGCGGCTTCGGCGCCGCCGCCCTGAGCGACTGGCTGGCCGCCGAGACCCTGCTCTGGCCCGGGAGCGGCGCATGA
- a CDS encoding esterase-like activity of phytase family protein, which produces MKPSFCVAAALSLGLLCAPAMAQTEFPARLAGHAILPALTLVAAPAGAPADLQVSGKFTTAQRADAIASIEGRSGGRPTGIQVPFRGQPMQGHSGILHNADGSFWLLTDNGAGNRANSPDFMLHLSRYRINFQTNRWERLETVFLHDPDRRVPFRIIHEGTPQRFLTGSDFDPEGVQIAGGHFWIGDEFGPYLIKVDLQGRVRGVFETQVDGRTVVSPDHPSVRTPAIPGGEVAFQVRRSRGFEGLAASPDGSRLFAMLEGPLWDASTRAFEQRDGRAFLRVLEFDVQTERWTGRQWRYTLEGENHAIGDFNFIDSTTALVIERDNGEGTADRACPAGQRRTDCFHDIARFKRVYKIELSEANVNDAVRKIGFIDLMRIQDPNRRARVPLNDGVLTFPFFTIENVDVVDARHIVVGNDNNLPFSSSRHPNRADDNELVLLDVSELLAAR; this is translated from the coding sequence ATGAAACCCTCGTTCTGCGTTGCTGCCGCCCTGTCGCTGGGGCTGCTCTGTGCCCCGGCCATGGCCCAGACCGAATTTCCGGCCCGCCTAGCAGGCCATGCCATTTTGCCCGCGCTCACCCTGGTTGCGGCCCCGGCCGGCGCGCCCGCCGACCTGCAGGTGAGCGGCAAGTTCACCACCGCGCAGCGCGCCGACGCCATCGCCAGCATCGAGGGCCGCTCGGGTGGCCGCCCAACCGGCATTCAAGTGCCCTTTCGCGGCCAGCCCATGCAGGGGCATTCGGGCATTTTGCACAACGCCGACGGCAGCTTTTGGCTGCTGACCGACAACGGAGCCGGCAACCGCGCCAACTCGCCCGACTTCATGCTGCACCTGAGCCGCTACCGCATCAACTTCCAGACCAACCGCTGGGAACGGCTCGAAACCGTGTTCCTGCACGACCCCGATCGGCGCGTGCCCTTTCGCATCATCCACGAAGGCACGCCGCAGCGCTTCCTGACCGGCTCCGACTTTGACCCCGAAGGTGTGCAGATCGCGGGCGGGCATTTCTGGATCGGTGACGAGTTCGGCCCCTACCTAATCAAGGTGGACCTGCAAGGCCGCGTGCGTGGCGTGTTCGAAACCCAGGTGGATGGCCGCACCGTGGTCTCGCCCGACCACCCCTCGGTGCGCACGCCCGCCATTCCGGGCGGCGAAGTGGCCTTCCAAGTGCGCCGCTCGCGTGGTTTTGAGGGCCTGGCCGCTTCGCCCGATGGCAGCCGCCTGTTTGCCATGCTCGAAGGCCCGCTCTGGGACGCCAGCACCCGCGCCTTCGAACAACGCGATGGCCGCGCCTTTTTGCGCGTGCTCGAGTTCGATGTGCAAACCGAGCGCTGGACTGGCCGCCAGTGGCGCTACACGCTCGAAGGCGAAAACCACGCCATTGGCGACTTCAACTTCATCGACAGCACCACCGCCCTCGTGATCGAGCGCGACAACGGCGAAGGCACCGCCGACCGCGCCTGCCCGGCGGGCCAGCGCCGCACCGACTGCTTCCACGACATCGCCCGCTTCAAGCGCGTTTACAAAATCGAGCTGAGCGAGGCCAACGTCAACGACGCGGTGCGCAAGATCGGCTTCATTGACCTGATGCGCATCCAAGACCCGAACCGGCGCGCGCGGGTGCCGCTCAACGACGGCGTGCTGACCTTTCCCTTCTTCACCATCGAAAACGTCGATGTGGTCGATGCGCGCCACATCGTGGTGGGCAACGACAACAACCTGCCCTTCTCCAGCAGCCGCCACCCCAACCGCGCCGACGACAACGAACTGGTGCTGCTCGACGTGAGCGAGCTGCTGGCGGCGCGCTGA
- a CDS encoding LysR family transcriptional regulator, whose product MLERSHLAILREVERTGSLTAAAQRLHLTQSALSHSMRKLEDRFGTPVWRREGRRLIPTQAGQYLLNLAQRLLPQLEHAEQRLRQFARGERGSLRIGMECHPCYLWLLQHVAPYLARWPDVDLDVKQKFEFGGIGALFAHDIDVLVTPDPHHKPGLHFEPVYAYEQVLVLAQEHPLAAQEQVQPEHLGGEVLLTYPVPPERLDVFNQFLTPAGVAPRLHKTVENTEVLLQLVASGRGVTALPLWVVQAHRNRLPIVAVRLGARGIHKHIHLGLRSADQAVPYISDLLELVRLGAAPPSGARSVPLF is encoded by the coding sequence ATGCTAGAGCGGTCTCATTTGGCAATTTTGCGCGAGGTTGAGCGCACCGGCTCCCTTACCGCAGCGGCGCAGCGCCTGCACCTGACGCAGTCGGCCCTGAGCCACAGCATGCGCAAGCTCGAAGACCGCTTTGGCACGCCCGTCTGGCGGCGCGAGGGCCGTCGCCTCATTCCCACCCAGGCCGGGCAGTACCTGCTCAATCTGGCGCAACGCCTGTTGCCGCAGCTCGAGCACGCCGAGCAGCGCCTGCGCCAGTTTGCGCGGGGCGAGCGCGGCAGCTTGCGCATCGGCATGGAGTGTCACCCCTGCTATTTGTGGCTGTTGCAGCACGTGGCCCCGTACCTAGCACGTTGGCCCGATGTGGACTTGGATGTGAAACAAAAGTTTGAGTTCGGCGGTATTGGGGCCTTGTTTGCCCACGACATCGACGTGCTCGTCACACCCGATCCGCACCACAAACCGGGCCTGCATTTTGAGCCGGTGTACGCCTACGAGCAGGTGCTGGTGCTGGCGCAGGAACACCCATTGGCCGCGCAGGAGCAGGTGCAGCCCGAGCACTTGGGGGGCGAGGTGCTGCTAACCTACCCCGTGCCGCCCGAGCGGCTCGATGTGTTCAATCAGTTTTTGACTCCAGCCGGGGTGGCGCCGCGCTTACACAAAACGGTAGAAAACACCGAGGTGCTGTTGCAACTGGTGGCCAGTGGGCGCGGCGTGACGGCGCTGCCGCTTTGGGTGGTGCAGGCGCACCGCAACCGCCTGCCTATCGTGGCCGTGCGGCTGGGTGCCCGTGGCATACACAAGCACATCCACCTAGGGCTGCGCAGCGCAGACCAAGCCGTGCCCTACATCAGCGATCTGCTGGAGCTGGTGCGCTTGGGCGCCGCGCCGCCGTCTGGTGCGCGGTCCGTGCCCCTCTTCTAG
- a CDS encoding DUF4040 domain-containing protein: MNAADLVLALALLLLAGAALLARSVQIGSVLFIAFGLLLALVWVRLGAPDVALAEAAIGAGVAGALLLLAASEFESRRIGSARAAGPRLPWPRPRQARPRWTLGALALACAAVLLLAVLAIEPLAGAATAAVARSLPESEIAHPVTAVLLAFRAYDTLLEIAVLLVAALAVQAAPAPAHRPLPHDPVLARVAAITVPLALLVAVYLLWAGASRSGGAFQAGAVLAGAVLLARFAGLPLDPQSHLTRPPVLALGLAVFILIGLGAGALAGAALGYPTGWVKPLVLAIEAALMLSIAATLVALFGGSKPA, encoded by the coding sequence ATGAACGCCGCCGACTTGGTGCTGGCGCTGGCCCTGCTGCTGCTGGCGGGTGCGGCCCTGCTGGCGCGCTCGGTGCAGATCGGCAGCGTGCTGTTCATCGCCTTTGGCCTGCTGCTGGCGCTGGTCTGGGTGCGGCTGGGTGCGCCCGATGTGGCACTGGCCGAAGCGGCCATCGGGGCCGGGGTGGCCGGGGCGCTGCTGCTGCTGGCGGCCAGCGAGTTCGAGTCGCGCCGCATCGGCAGCGCGCGCGCCGCCGGGCCGCGCCTGCCTTGGCCGCGACCACGGCAGGCGCGTCCGCGTTGGACGCTGGGCGCGCTGGCGCTGGCCTGCGCCGCCGTGCTGCTGCTGGCCGTTTTAGCCATCGAGCCGCTGGCCGGTGCCGCCACCGCAGCGGTGGCGCGCAGCCTGCCCGAATCCGAAATCGCACACCCGGTGACGGCGGTGCTGCTGGCCTTTCGCGCCTACGACACCTTGCTCGAAATTGCCGTGTTGCTGGTGGCGGCGCTGGCGGTGCAGGCGGCCCCGGCCCCGGCCCACCGCCCGTTGCCGCACGACCCGGTGCTGGCGCGGGTGGCCGCAATCACGGTGCCGCTGGCGCTGCTGGTGGCGGTGTATCTGTTGTGGGCCGGGGCCAGCCGCAGCGGCGGCGCCTTCCAGGCCGGGGCAGTGCTGGCCGGGGCGGTGCTGCTGGCGCGCTTTGCCGGGCTGCCGCTGGATCCGCAGTCGCACCTAACGCGGCCGCCGGTGCTGGCGCTGGGCTTGGCCGTCTTCATTCTGATCGGCCTCGGTGCCGGGGCGCTGGCCGGGGCGGCGCTGGGCTACCCCACCGGGTGGGTCAAGCCGCTGGTGCTGGCCATCGAGGCCGCGCTGATGCTCTCGATCGCCGCCACGCTGGTGGCGCTGTTTGGCGGGAGCAAACCAGCATGA
- a CDS encoding Na+/H+ antiporter subunit E, with the protein MALPTLALGLVWLLLLRQPGGWPQADGWVLGALAVALALWARQRCTTAPATPPTPRLRWRALPRLLGVFVVQSLLGALDVTRRVCSPRMPLQPGLLELALRLPTEGQQVLLALLVSLMPGTLAARLEGGRLTLHALDTRLPIEAEVRRLEGLIAALYASSPSSATSSATSTAPASGSASAPKFAPACPQAPPPAAAPAPPRQP; encoded by the coding sequence TTGGCCCTGCCCACCCTGGCCTTGGGGCTGGTCTGGCTGCTGCTGTTGCGCCAGCCCGGGGGCTGGCCGCAGGCCGATGGCTGGGTGCTGGGCGCGCTGGCCGTGGCGCTGGCCTTGTGGGCGCGGCAGCGCTGCACCACCGCCCCTGCCACGCCCCCCACCCCCCGGCTGCGCTGGCGTGCCCTGCCGCGCCTGCTGGGGGTGTTCGTCGTGCAGTCGCTGCTGGGCGCGCTGGACGTGACGCGGCGCGTCTGCAGCCCGCGCATGCCGCTGCAGCCGGGCCTGCTGGAGCTGGCGCTGCGCCTGCCCACCGAGGGTCAGCAGGTGCTGCTGGCGCTGCTGGTGAGCCTGATGCCGGGCACCCTGGCGGCACGGCTCGAAGGCGGCCGCCTGACGCTGCATGCGCTCGATACCCGTTTGCCCATCGAGGCCGAGGTGCGGCGCCTGGAGGGGTTGATCGCAGCCTTGTACGCATCCTCGCCCTCATCCGCCACCTCATCCGCCACCTCAACTGCGCCCGCATCTGGATCCGCATCAGCGCCCAAGTTCGCCCCTGCTTGCCCCCAAGCGCCCCCGCCCGCAGCGGCACCCGCGCCACCGCGCCAGCCCTGA
- a CDS encoding monovalent cation/H+ antiporter complex subunit F, whose translation METLPPTLPLALSLFALLLVLNLALGLLRVLRGPGLTDRLLAAQLLGSTGVALLLTLAALQGWPSLRDVALVFALLGLLAAVAYARLRPEQHRA comes from the coding sequence ATGGAAACCCTGCCCCCCACCCTGCCGCTCGCCCTGAGCCTGTTCGCCCTGCTGCTGGTGCTCAATCTGGCGCTCGGGCTGCTGCGCGTGCTGCGCGGCCCCGGCCTGACCGACCGCCTGTTGGCGGCGCAACTGCTGGGCAGCACCGGCGTGGCGCTGTTGCTCACGCTGGCGGCGCTGCAAGGCTGGCCTTCGCTGCGCGACGTGGCGCTGGTGTTTGCCCTGCTCGGTTTACTGGCCGCCGTGGCCTATGCGCGGCTGCGCCCGGAGCAGCACCGTGCTTGA